The Arachis ipaensis cultivar K30076 chromosome B05, Araip1.1, whole genome shotgun sequence nucleotide sequence TTTCATTCAGTGGGAATTGTCTTATCACTTCTTGGTACACTTGATAAATCTGATTTTTTTTTGGCTCAACATTTTTATATCTTGCAAATTAAGGATTGGGATTCTATACTCAACTTCATTGAGAAGGTCATAAAAGAATGCTGGGAGGAAAACGTAGATTGTGGTATGCCCTCTCACTGCATCTTGCATAGGTATGATGAGCTATTGTTTTTTACATTTTTATTCACTATTTATTACTGGGATTCTTATAGGAGAGTCCTTCAATCAGTCCACTTACATGGTACATGAAGATCAACCGTGGGAAGATCTCAACATTCTTCCAACAGAAGCAGGTAAGGTTTATTGTTTTGGTGGTCAAACAGATCCCTTTGCATTATTTGAGTGTGATCAATTTTGTTCGTTTACTTTTGCCTTTCTTGTCTTATACACATGGGTTGAACATTACATAAGGTAGATATCCCCATAATTGTTTTTTTGTACCGTGGATCATGCTGGCTTGTTTTTATAATTACATTGAACTACTATTGTCAAATATCTTTGTTGTAGATAAATCAAAATTTGGAAGCCATACTAAGAATTCCCAAGAACTCTCTGTTTCCACTTCAGGCAAGCTAACCGAAGATGAATATCATCAATCTGACAGGGAAGATGTTAGAACCTCTCTTGGTTACTTGTGTCAAGGAACTGAAATATTGAGAGAGAAACAAAACAAGAGAGACTTCTCTTATCAGACTCTTTTTTCTGGAAATTTAGTGGATGATTCATATGCCAGATGCATGCCAACTGTTGGAAAGCATAAGAGTTTATTGATGTATGATAAGAATGGTCAATCACTAGGAGATTACTTTTCAGATGATAATGTTCCTAGCGCAGAAATTTTATTTGATAATGTACCTTTTGATGCACCAAGTTCTTCAAAGGGAAGAAAATTCCGTGCTGTAGGAGCTGATATGATCAACGAATCATTTGAAGACTGCTTACTTAATGATAGCCATGGGTTTTGTAACAACGTAGAGGTAAATGAGGATTTTCAAAAGCCTTTTCTGAAAAGCTGTTCTATAAAAGGAAGTATCCTGCGAGAGAAGGCTCTCTTTACAAATGATGAACATGAACTCCACACTGATGGCTTTTGGAGAAAACAGACAAGGGAAGACTATGACAGTCTGAAGGACTATGGTGCTCAACGCTGTTCAAATgttgtaaaaaaattaaaattgtctaGAGACTGTGATTTTTTCTCTAGAGCAGTGGCTGAAGATCTTCCATATTCAGACTATTCAGTAGCACAAACAATGAACTCTGGGACTGTTGATCAGCTATTTACTTCTGAATGGCATTCTGTCTATCAAGAAGCCTCATCTCCAGCCAGTGCATGGGGTGGTGATCGTGCAGCTGATATTAATGACCTTGGACTTCATCGTACAATACTTACTGTCGAGGAAGAAAATGACTGTGACTTTGTCTACGATATTTCAAGGGATGCCAAACGAAATGGCTTTGAATTTACTGATGCTATTGATTTGGAAACGATATTCGACACAAAGGTTGACTGGCCTGATCGTGGTCCTAAATATTCTACTAAAAAAAGGCCAGATGTTTTATTTGAGGAATCTGAGTGTTTGTTGCCTGATACATGTGTTGAAAAGTGCAAAAGCCATGACAAGAACAAAAGCAGGATGGATCATTCGAGACATCCAGCATtgaacaagaataatgaaagatcTAGAAGAAGCTCTTCAGCTCCACCATTCCATAAAAGGAAAAGGAGGTTTGTATCTTTAAATCAACCATCAGAAATGATAGCCAAAAGGCCTACTGCCCAAGCCTCCAATCCTGCTTTCAACCATCCATCAGGAATGATAGCCAAAAGACCTACTGGCCAAGCCTCCAATCCTGCTTTCAACCATCGAGGTTTTCCATTTTCCTCTGCCTTTCCCTTCCTATTTTTTGAAGCAACAATAATTCCCTTTATCATGATATTTCCCCCCTTCTCTTTTCAATCTCCAGAAGCTTCTGATTTTATATATGCTCAACAATCTATTGAAGCTCTTCATCCAAGCACTGAAGATCACTCTCTGCAAGAATTCAAGTAGGATAGCTCTTGTTGACCATTTCTCTAGCTACTCAACTGTTGGGAATAATTTTTCACTGACCTCTTCAAATTATCCTGATCATAGATCTAATGTGAAACAGAGATCAGATGCTCTGGGAGATGCACATTGTAATGACAACAAGGAGATTGATGGGTTTGATAGTTTCAACATTCAGAACAATGCTCCAGTCA carries:
- the LOC107642502 gene encoding DNA mismatch repair protein MLH3 isoform X5, which produces MMIGRKLVQQLLSAIYFTTNQFGGNTCNPVPIRCCNQSRNVYSGLLLCVQMFPSKLSMLKDDELFCTQVASSPLALLTSGFGEEVSSFLQALEVENDIIKLSGYVSGPCNALNMKALQYVYVNSQFVSSGPIHKLLSQLANRFEHLNSWNTNNEFENKKKSRSQPCPAYILNISCPRSFYDLTFEPSKTWVQFKDWDSILNFIEKVIKECWEENVDCGESFNQSTYMVHEDQPWEDLNILPTEADKSKFGSHTKNSQELSVSTSGKLTEDEYHQSDREDVRTSLGYLCQGTEILREKQNKRDFSYQTLFSGNLVDDSYARCMPTVGKHKSLLMYDKNGQSLGDYFSDDNVPSAEILFDNVPFDAPSSSKGRKFRAVGADMINESFEDCLLNDSHGFCNNVEVNEDFQKPFLKSCSIKGSILREKALFTNDEHELHTDGFWRKQTREDYDSLKDYGAQRCSNVVKKLKLSRDCDFFSRAVAEDLPYSDYSVAQTMNSGTVDQLFTSEWHSVYQEASSPASAWGGDRAADINDLGLHRTILTVEEENDCDFVYDISRDAKRNGFEFTDAIDLETIFDTKVDWPDRGPKYSTKKRPDVLFEESECLLPDTCVEKCKSHDKNKSRMDHSRHPALNKNNERSRRSSSAPPFHKRKRRFVSLNQPSEMIAKRPTAQASNPAFNHPSGMIAKRPTGQASNPAFNHREASDFIYAQQSIEALHPSTEDHSLQEFKSNVKQRSDALGDAHCNDNKEIDGFDSFNIQNNAPVRELFSREAQDSIDQGIKWRTCSPEIPKNNKVVEVQSQNNILDISSGFLHLAGDSLIPEAISKKCLEDAKVLHQVDKKFIPVVAGGTLAVIDQHAADERIRLEELRQKVLSGEAKGITYLDAEQELVLPEIGYQLLHSYSEQIKDWGWMCNIHVHSEPYKRNLDVLNRQPMAVTLIAVPCILGVNLNDVDLLEFLQQLADTDGSSTMPPSVIRVLNLKACRGAIMFGDSLLPSECSLIVEELKHTSLCFQCAHGRPTTVPLVNLEALHNQIAKLGQMNGCSDDKFHGLQRHKVCIERTAERLSSARGT